The Balneola vulgaris DSM 17893 DNA window TATTGCTGAAACGGATGCCATTGGAGCAACCGTTGAGATTTCAAGCCTAAACCTAAGCAGTGCACTAGGTATTGTAAAACAACAAAATGTTTTACTAGGGGATAACGACCTTTCAAATGACGGCGCTTCGGAAATTCTTGATGCATTCAACGATAATGAAGCTGAGTTAACTACAATCGACGGCTTAGATGAGTTATCTGAGCAAGTAGATGGATTACAATTTTCAAATCCGGTAATTAATATCACTTACTCTACCAATATCGGTATTGAAACAACGGTGTATGGTGTGCTAGTTGGGGTCGATTCTGAAGGAAATGAAGTGTACTTAAGTGGAGAAGCCGGAAGTCCATATGAAGTTACAGGAACGGATCCTATTGATGGTTTATATGCCAACGGTGTACAACTTGATGCAAGTAACCTAATCAAGTTCAACATCAGTACTTCACCTGACGGTAATCCGATCAACGATCAAATTACTTTTAACACCACTACTACTAACGTAGATGATTTCCTGAATAATTTACCAAGTGAAATCAGGTTTGTGGGACGTGCTATCGTAAATGAAAGTGAGGCGGAAGGGATGATTTCTGCTCCATTAAACTTCGATCCTAGTATCGTTGTAGATCTGCCATTGGCATTTAGCACGGATGTGAATAGCCCTGCTTCAGTAACGGATACGTTGGATATGGATCTTGGCCTAGATGAAGAGCAAACGTTAACGGAAGGTCGCATATTCTTGACCTATACAAACGATTTACCTCTTGGTGTAGACATCGACTTAATTTTCATGGATGAGAATTATAACCAAGTGTTTACGCTACCTAATGCTGGTGATCAAATTTCTATGACGGCATCACCAATTGATGCAGGTACAAGATTTAGCACTGGAGGAACAGAAGACGCTATCGTGATTAACTTCAATGAAGATCAGTTGTCTCAAATTTCAAACATCGCTTTTGTGGAGCTTTCAGCAAGTATGCAAACCACAAATAATGAGTCTGTTAAAATTAGAGCTACCGATTCGATTACGTTAAGTCTTTCGATTCGTGCTAAACTCGAAACTGAAGTTAAATAGAGGTAAATAGAATGAAGAAATTATTAGTACTTACGATTTTTGCTTTGCTGTTTACCTCTGCTGAGGTATTCAGTCAATCTAGACATTACAACTCCATGAGTTTAGGCATGGGTGGAGGTGGAACAGCTATCGTTGATGGTTACCACGCTAACTTCATCAACCCAGCTAACCTTATGATTAACCCTACTAGAAAACGCCCAAAGCGTAATGTTGGAATTCTAGGCGGTATAGGCCTTAGAGCCGGTGGTACATTGATTAATATCGATGTATACAACGAGTATCTAACCAAAGGCTTAACTATCGAAGGCCAAGTTGCTGAAGATATGCTTACCGATTGGTTTGGCGCAGATGTGGAAAACACTAGAGACTTTTCAACAACCGCTAATATCATCCCATTTGGTTTCTCAAATAGAGGGAAGAAATCAGCGATTAGTGTTGCAACTCGAGTTAGAGTGACCGAAAAAATGACGGTTAACCGTGGCTTAGCTGAATTGGGTGTATATGGTATCGACCCCGATAAATTCGGTTCAAGAACACCTGTTAACTTCGATTTAGGCACTATCGCCTTTACAGAAGTATCAGTTGGGTATGCACGTCAAATTTTGTCGTTACCTAATTTACTATTCGCTAAAAATGTAAAGTTATACGCTGGTATCGCTCCTAAATACCTTATTGGTGTTCAGTACATGAATCTAGATTTCAATTCTGATTTATTGATGGAACAAAGCACTGTGAATGGTGAGCAGGTAACTACTCGCATTCTGCAAAACTTCAATTATCGTTTAGATGCAGTGGGCGCACTTGCTCAAGATCTTCGTGCTTTCGAGCGTGCAAACGAGCAAGATGAAGATGCTAAACTAGATGATTACTTAGTTAGCGAAAGCGAGTATGCGGATGTTAATGCAACTGGTTGGGGCTTTGATATGGGTGCTACCCTTGAAATGGATATTTCAGGTGTGCCAATCATTGATAGTTTCTTCGGTAAGAAGAAAACACTTCGTGTATCAATGTCATTAACTGATTTAGGTTCAATGACATTCGATAAAACTCCAGTGTCTATTTTCGCTGATGGTCAATTTGATTACTCAGGTGCAGGAAATGATGATGAGCCAGGCGATTACTTCGAAGAACTAGCGGATAGTTTGATGAATGATGTATATGGTGACTTCGATTCTGAAGAGACTACTGGTTATGAATACGAATTACCAGCTATGTATAACTTTGGTGCCTCATTAGTGATGGGTAAACTTACTACAACCTTAGATTATGGCGTTGGTTTTAATGAAAAAGGAAATAACTCTAAAAGAAGCTCAATGAACTTAGGAGTTGAGTACCGACTATTAGGATTTATTCCTATTCGCGGTGGTACTAGAGTGGGTGGTTACTCTTCACAGGCATATTCAGCTGGTATTGGAATTGATCTGAATTTCCTTGAATTCTCTGTAGCAGGTTCCTTTGTTGGAAACAATACAGAAAATGGTGGTTCAGTAGCAGCTGCTTGGAGTGGCTTAGTTCTCCGCTTCTAATTCATTAATTCATATACTGAATTAAATTTTTTCAAAGCTCGTTATTTCATGAAATTAAATCATGAGATAATGAGCTTTGCTATTTATGAGATCGTAGGATTAATCATTGCGCTACCATTAAGCTACACTATGGCTGCACTTGCGA harbors:
- a CDS encoding DUF5723 family protein, translated to MKKLLVLTIFALLFTSAEVFSQSRHYNSMSLGMGGGGTAIVDGYHANFINPANLMINPTRKRPKRNVGILGGIGLRAGGTLINIDVYNEYLTKGLTIEGQVAEDMLTDWFGADVENTRDFSTTANIIPFGFSNRGKKSAISVATRVRVTEKMTVNRGLAELGVYGIDPDKFGSRTPVNFDLGTIAFTEVSVGYARQILSLPNLLFAKNVKLYAGIAPKYLIGVQYMNLDFNSDLLMEQSTVNGEQVTTRILQNFNYRLDAVGALAQDLRAFERANEQDEDAKLDDYLVSESEYADVNATGWGFDMGATLEMDISGVPIIDSFFGKKKTLRVSMSLTDLGSMTFDKTPVSIFADGQFDYSGAGNDDEPGDYFEELADSLMNDVYGDFDSEETTGYEYELPAMYNFGASLVMGKLTTTLDYGVGFNEKGNNSKRSSMNLGVEYRLLGFIPIRGGTRVGGYSSQAYSAGIGIDLNFLEFSVAGSFVGNNTENGGSVAAAWSGLVLRF